In Heteronotia binoei isolate CCM8104 ecotype False Entrance Well chromosome 5, APGP_CSIRO_Hbin_v1, whole genome shotgun sequence, the DNA window ATGCAGAGTAGAAGTGCTGGCATCTGTAAATACCAAACTTTCCCTGGTGCCTGATTACTCTGCTTCAATAGTGGGGCAAGGTGGGGTGTCAACAATTAGGATATCGAAGGCAGATGTTGTCATCTGATCCTGCTAATTAAATTCGCAAAAGATTTGCTAATATATCACTGTCAACTGCTGTTCTGCCTGtgactttaatttttttaaaaatgaaacatggGAATTGAGAAGAACTAATATGTAGACCACTACAATGTTATCGTGATATAACAATATTCaactgctgattttttaaaaagccccggTGGTAGATGGGGAGAAAGAGTTGCCAGGCCCTTCTTCATCCCTGGTGGAggactttggggggcattccTGGAGGTCATGGGGGTGTCCCCAATGCactgatgtcacacagaagtgactcACCATTTTGGGGACCAGCGCCCCATATGCAAATTTGCCACTGGAGTTCAAGAACTCCCCCTTGCAAATAGCATTTTAAAGGGCTCTTTTGAATGCTCTTCGCAAGACATGGAGGCTGCGTGCACCTGAATTCCAAGTGGCAAATCCACCACTGAAGTTCAGGTGCACCCCCCTGCTTctcacaaacagcatttaaaggaaCCCTTTGAATTCTATTTGCATGAAGTGGGGGGCATGTGCACCTGAACTCCAGTGGTGAATTTGCCTCTTGGCATTCAGGCCTGTGGCTGgtggcccccctccctccctcctgcaagatttaaagggctctCCAGCTGATCAGTGCCCCCTTCAATCAGCTGGAAGGCCCCTTAAATCTtgcagtggggagggagaggagtggctcttgggggtggggctttcccccaccagccagctggctggaggtaggcaggagcccacaaaatcaggggatctcctgcccccacctggcatcactaggagaaatggctgctgtgtAGGCAGGGCCATGAAAGTCCAAACTTTCCTACCCACATGGCAGCCATCCAGGCTTTGCTGTGATCCTCCCCAAACTTCTCAAGAAAGTAAGTTTGGGAAAGAGTGGAGGAAAAATGAGGGGGAAAACCCAGGAGGTACACAAAGGCACCAGGAAGCAGTGAGGATGCAGGACCCCCCACCCTAGGGCTTCCCAATAGAATTGAAACTGGGACACATAACCCATGTGGAAAATGCCAATATTACACAATCTTCAGAGACTTATTTTGTACCCGGATCCAATGTACACTTCAGGGAGGGGTGGAAGGTGTTCTTACTATCTGTCTAGTTAACATTTATCCCACACTTACTACAAGACATTCAAGGTGCCAGGCATGGTTTTCTGGaggacatttttgtagaaaaagcccagcaggaaatcatttgcatattaggccatacccctgacaccaagccagttggaactgcattcctgctttaaaagcGGGGGGGTGGTTCTCTGCTCTTCCTTTTTATCCGCACAACAGCCCTGAGAATtaaggttaagctgagagagttcCTGGCTTGAAATCACCAAGTAAATCTTGAGTCCAGCAGATTCTTCTTTTGGAAGATTGCCATGCCTTTACAGAAAAGGAGTTGGACTTGCATTGAAAATGAACACAGAGAATATATAAAGAAGGCTCATATATTTTCCAACAAAGGCATCAGTCTGTCAAATCTTGCTGCTCTCTGCTTGTGAGTTTGTTTGTTACTGTCAGCTGCACTGCACTTTGTTAAATTTCCCTAGCTGAGAGTGGCagcagaaagggaggaggagatggccCAGAGGAGAGAGTTAGCATGATAGGGCAATACTTCATAGGCTGTTATGTTCCTCTGACAGTTCTGTTGTGAATGCAGGCTCAAGGCATAGCTGCAAAATGTGCCGCTATGAGCTCTCGCTTTATTCTTTGTCTGGCCCGAGAATCCTGAATTGTGTGATCTTAAGTAATGCTCAGCAGGACAATTTATTCCTTGGCCAAGAAAGGAGGACTTTAGTGGGGAGTGGAGGCATGGTGATTAATTGTTGTCtctgctttcctttcttctcttgTTAGGTACCAAATCCACACAGGCCTTCAGCACTCTATCATTCGTCCCCGGCAGCCAAACTGTTTGCCCTTGGATCATGTCACTCTCCCCCAGAAGCTTCAGGAAGCTGGCTATTCCACACACATGGTAGGCAAGTGGCATTTGGGGTTCTATAGAAAAGAATGTCTGCCTACTCGCAGGGGCTTTGATACCTTCCTGGGCTCCCTGACAGGAAACGTGGATTACTACACCTATGACAACTGTGATGGGCCTGGTGTATGTGGCTATGACCTTCATGATGGTGAAAATGTGGCCTGGGAACAAAGTGGGaaatattccacctttctctaTGCTCAGAGAGTCAGCAAAATCCTGGCTACCCATAATCCCAAGGAGCCCATATTCATCTATGTAGCATTCCAAGCAGTGCATACACCATTGCAGTCTCCTAAGGAATATATCTACCGCTATCGCTCTATGGGTAATGTTGCCCGACGCAAATATGCTGCTATGGTCACATGTATGGATGAAGCTGTAAAGAACATCACCTGGGCACTCAAGAAATATGGTTACTATGACAATAGTGTGATTGTGTTTTCAACAGACAATGGTGGACAGACATTTTCTGGGGGAAGCAATTGGCCTCTGCGAGGCCGCAAGGGAACCTATTGGGAAGGAGGAGTCCGTGGCATTGGGTTTGTCCACAGTCCTCTGATTAAAAATAGACGTCGAACCAGCAGGGCCCTAATCCATATAACAGACTGGTACCCAACATTAGTGAACTTGGCTGGGGGTAACCTCTCTCAAACAGAACGCTTGGATGGGTATAACGTCTGGGCAGCTATCAGTGAGGGCAAAGTGTGTCCACGAACTGAAATCCTGCATAATATTGATCCCCTTTATAATCATGCCAAATATGGCTCTTTAGAGAAAGGTTTTGGCATATGGAATACTGCAATACAGGCCTCTATACGGAGAGGGGATTGGAAACTTCTGACTGGAGACCCTGGTTATAGTGACTGGATCCCACCACAGACTTTGACAAACTTCCCAGGGAGTTGGTGGAACCTGGAGCGGCTAACAGACGGCATGCGCAAATCTGTCTGGCTTTTCAATATCACTGCCGATCCCTATGAGCGCTATGACCTATCAGACCAGAGACCAGACATAGTGAGGGCTCTCCTTACCCGCCTTGTTCATTACAACCAGACTGCCATTCCAGTGAGATATCCAGCTGAGAATCCTCGGGCCCACCCAGACTTCAATGGTGGTGCCTGGGGTCCGTGGGCTaccgaggaagaagaagagtgggaGGGAGGACATGGGAAACTGAAAAGTAAAAACAGGAAGAAGTGCAAGATCTGCAAACTGCGTTCTTTTTTCCGGAAGCTGAACACCAGGCTGATGTCAAACCGTATTTGATGGGAGGGAGTGTCAGAGGTACAAGACGCAACCTCCAAAGGGTGCAGTTCCAAACAATGAGAATAGGGGAATGAGGCATTGATGGAAATAGAGTCAATAGGACCACCCAATTTGCCGTCTTACACTTATGTGGTAGGTGGTGGAGATAAACATAAGTGGGGAGGGTCTTTTCACAATTCTTTGGTCCATGATTATCAAGCGACATCATGATCTACACACAAATCTGTGCAATGATAAAATATCTTATGCAGTGAAAAATGTCTTATGTGGGCTATCTAGGGACCAGTGAAAATCTGGTCCTGGGACATGACCAAAGATCAATCCTACCTGAAGGTGTTCCAATATGTCTGCTTTAGAAGAGGATCTGGCTCTGTTTGCTCCTGCCTCATAACATTCTCATCACAAATATTCTACATAACTTAATGTTCTCGTTCTGGGAAACAATCTGTAGGTTCTCCCCTCTCCTAAGGTTgcagccattttccctccagATCACTTCAGAGCAAGTGGGTGGTGATTCAGAAGACCTGGGATTTATTTTTATCAGAGATAGAATGCAAGCCTGAAATGGTGTGAACATTTTCTCCTAAATAAACATAATGGCAAACATCCTATAAATGTAGTCGGGGACATCAGTAAGAAATGTGTGAGCACTGCACATGTTTACATGTATAAGCTAAAAGTATGTATGGAGCAAATAATAATTAGGCAAATGTTTACATATTGGTCTATGTATTTGTGTATATATGCTACAAGACAACAGTATCACCTCTATTTACTTTGCCAGCTGCATACTCATGAGGAAGCCATTGCTCTTATTGAACTCTTTCTACCATGTGTGGTCTTCTGTGTGGTCTCGTGTTCCTGTATCACAGTTCAAGGACTCAGGAAAAGTACTCAGTATAAATACTTTGTGTTTAAGAACTTAACACAAGAATGCTACATATATATAACTGGGTTAGAAAGAGTTAAACACAAAACCCTCCTGCTGTATTCTGGGAGCATTTGCTTGAAGCATTTCTTCATGCAGTGCCTCATTACCATATGGAATTAATTGCCACAAAATGCAATGCTTAGATCACATTTGTACAAGATTAAAGAAATTCAAGGCAGATGAGTCTCCTGATGGCTGATAGCTGGGATATCTAAATGAAGTTCCTGGGTGCCAAGTCAAAGACTATGCAAGTAAGGTGCCTGCTGCTAAACTGCAGGAGTTTGGGTGGGAGCTGGCTAATGAGGGCATGGGACCAGGCGGTGAGGACAGTATCCTCTTGTGCCACAGTTGACCAGAAGCCAGCTGAGCCCCTGTGGTACATCAGGAAGCCTCATTACATTGACTGCCAACCTTGGAAACCCCCATGTCCAGAAGCAGAGTATCTCATGCTGCGTAAGGAATAGCCACCTCAGTCCTGTCTCCTGTGATATCTAAATGTGCACCAGGGAGAGACAAAGTGCTAGATCAGGCATGTctctggtctgactcagcagggtaAGCTCTTGAATTATTCTGAGACAACACCTGGCTCTTGATTACACTCAGTTGCCTACCTGGTAATGTATATTCATCCTGCCCATGCTAAATTCTCAAATATGcaaagggcttctcttgtgtcacTGGCAATGATAATACAGGAAGTGGCCCTCAGAGGCCTGGTGCTAAATTTCTACAAACAGAAGACACTggcttaaggttgccaggtctaactttgaaaatacctggaggctttgggggtggatctgggagaggatggggtttggggaggggaggagcttcagcatggtataatgccatagagtccacccttcaaggcagccgttttctccaggggagctgatctctgctagctggagatcagttgtaaaagaggaagctctccaagccccacctggaggctggcaaccctatgattgctgtccccctccccagttctgTTTTTCATTGATCTCTGTGTGTGCAGTGTGGGTTGTCTGTAGAGAACACAAAATCATTATATGGGGGAAGGGTTCCATTCGGACACTGTGTGGATGGTACATTGCAAAATGAAGGTGTTTTCACTTGTCCCCAGGGCAGCTGCATCTTCCCAGGATTTTTCATACCACAGCTGACTGTTCAGTTAACTCTGTTGCCCAGGTTCTCTCAGTCTTACTAGTAATAGGGAGACATATGTTAGTTGGTTATCTGAAGGAAGTCACTGGAATATTCCACTGAGGATGACTGGCTCCTCTGCTCAGCTTCCTTTAATTTATGACCCGGATGTCGGGACAGCGTATCACAGTTTGTGTAAGCACCAGAGATGGGAGCAGGCCGGGAGGAAAGAGGGCAAGTGGCTGGAAAAGCTGTTTTCATTGTGACTCTCATTTACATTAGCACAATACATTTTACATTTTCTCCTCACAGGTTTCACTTGGTGCAGAGTGTGTGGGCGAAAGACCTGCTGTGAATTTTGAAAAATAGTTATTTTTGTCCCTGGAAAATAAGCCCTGTTAGGACTTTTCAGCTCTTGGATGAGCTGTGTGAaggtctttttctttccttcccccccctttccaaATAACATTCATTTAAAATCTGTCATTGACAGTTGGAAGCATTTATACTGTATGCCTTTTGGGGGTGCTTTTGAGATCTGTGTATGTTTGAGCAAAGTGTGGATTTCAAGGCTGGCTTCTGAACTGAGCAGAATAATAGCTCACAGTATCCGGGTTGGGGAAGGATTCAATTCAGGGACAAGGAGGGAATTTGAAAAAGGAATTTGTGTCCCTGAAATAGCTATCAAGGTGAAAGTCTAGTTATGTTCTTCTGAGAAACTtaaggaattttaaaaatgtacttgCACCTTAGTGCGAAAGATTTAACAATGAgaggtgatttttttaaaaaaagtcaagtTGCAGGCGAGTTATGGCAGCCCCCGTGAGGTTTTCAAAGCAACGGTTACGGcaggattgccattgcctgcctctgcatagtgaccctggtattccttggtggtctcccgtgcAAACACTGACTAGGGTCAactctccttagcttctgagatgtgatgagactgagctaggcTGGGCTGTGCATGTCAGGGCAAGAGGTGAGTACAGATGACCATTTCTGAAAGACAACCCACCAGTGCCATAAGCTGATCAGATTCGAAGCCCTGGGAAAAGATGAGGCATTTGCCCTACATATGCTCCTGCTTAGAACTCTGTGGAAGCATAGAACAGAAAGCGGTAACAGTGCACTTGCTGGATAGCCACTTTGGTAAGTCCTTGCTTGGTCATTTGTGTTCATTCAAGGACAGTTGCAGAGGGTAGAACAACTAGTCCAGCCACACCTtggagaccaataagattttcagcATATAAGCTTTCATATAAGCTTCAtgctgacaaagggagctttgattcttgaaagcttctaccccccaaatcttgttctctaaggtgcgactggactcaaatctagtcaTTCAAGGGCAGTTCACCTAAAAGAGATTTGTGATTTGCTGCTTTAGTTTTGGTTTTAACTAGGatttcaactagggttgccaacatccaagtgaggcctggagatttcctggaattatgagtgatctccagatgacagagatgagttcccctggagaactggTTTCTTTGGAGGGTTTCTTTCTATGGCTTTAGATTCTGCTGATGTCTCTTCTCATGCTCCACCTTCTTCAGactccaccaccaaaatctccaggaatttcccaaacccagagttggcatctCTAGTTTTAACTAAAATGTTttaaactattattgtaagctaccttgaaccatgaggaaaggaggaatataaatgtttttaataaataaatagcaggGATTGCTAAAGAGCAAAACCAAAGTAGTATTGAGGTGGGGTCAGCTTTATACACTTGAATGAAAATACTCCCCTTTCCTTCTGTTCCTTACAAGACCTTGATGATCTTGGGCCCTGTAGCTTCTCTTTAACTATCTGACCTTCTGTTGTGGTTTGTCAAGAGTCTTTGAAATACTCTTTCCATTCCCATGCTGGTCTAGGTAAGCCCTCTCTTCAGTGTCTTTGAGCTTTGGCTCTCAAGTCCTGATGCCCTACTGCCCTTAGATACACTGACTTTGCACTTGCTTCTGTACACATTTCTCAACAGCCCTTGGCCATGGCTTCATTCGTCTTTGTCTCCctctagaccagggtttcccaaactttctccCCACCctcatggcctggttatttttacacttctccttcatggcccactaaaattcaggggtggagccaggagactttgagggtggagccaggagccaggaaaGCCTGTCTGTTTCTTCTATAGAGGTCtccaaggaaaatggagctcaggctttgcagcctgtgtcagtcttcaagtctaGCTTTTaactgcacaacacagagatggggaaaggaaagaaggaaaacagagctcaggctttgcaatctgtgtcagtcttcaagcctagcttttatctgcacaacacagagacattgggggatgaaaggaaggaaaacggagctcaggctttgcagcctgtgtcagtcttcaagcctagcttttatctgcacaacacagagacattgggggatgaaaggaaggaaaacagagctcaggctttgcagcctgtgtcagtcttcaagcctagcttttatctgcataacacagagacggggaaggaaggaaaagagagctcaggctttgcagcctgtgtcaatctgcaagcctagcttttatctgcacaacccAGAGgtgttgggggatggaaggaaggaaaacggagctcaggctctgcagcctgtgtcagtcttcaagcctagcttttctctgcagaacagggagacaggaaaggaaggaagcagagcagagctcatgctttgctgggggtggggctttggcttttcttgtgacccggtattgaggcttccatgacCCGGTACCGGGTTGTGACCccgcaaatgggaaacgctgctctAGACAGTGGAACCGGTACATCTGTCAAGCCAGAACTGGAGAAAGGAGTATCATTTCCATCAGGAGCAGAAGTGCTGCTTCCTACTAAATATTGTCCCACGTAGCTTCCTGTTGGTGTGTACTGGGAAAGCTAGATGTGCAGAGTGCAAATTTCAGTACTTTTACCATCACATAGGAATACACAATGGCCACTTTTATCCTGCTTCATGGCTTTGTAGAAAGAATGTGAAGCTGAGGTTTAAATGGACATTTAATCCTCTCCTGTGTGGATTTGAGTCCATTGTGCTATATACTTGCCATCACTAACCCCAATGGCTTGCAGTTGAAGGCTGCTTTGCCATTGGGAAAAATGTAAAAATGTTCCAACCTACTTGTTTATGAATAAATGTTCTGAATGTTTCATGCTGGTTTGGCAGTTCCTGGGCTCCATGCTGTGAAAAATCACAGGTTACATACCTTTTGAGCATATAGTCCCTCTGCCCAATTAGTATAATACTCATCTGAATCCTGTCCTCTTCTCCCCTCCTGCCAATACAGCTCCTAAATCCAAATTCATTAACACTTCAGCTATAGAAAAAAAAGATGTGGAACCAATGGATAGTTCTGAGGGTCAGCTCAGTGTTGCTGCACTGGCAGAATTAATATGTTTGTGCTTGCAAGGCAGCCAGTTCCCCTCCTAAGCATTATTGACAGGTCTGACTGACCTATTTGTCATTGTGAGGAAGCTCATAAGAAAGAACAGTCATCACAGGTAACCAGAATCTGCACTGAAAGTGAGACCTGTATCTTGAATACCTTTGTTACTAAGGGGTCCTATTTCCCAGAGGCATCTGGCTGGCTGGCCGTAATTACTAATTAGACACAGGCTGCAGGACTGGATGGACTTTGGTCTGGACCAACAGGGATCTTCTTACTTGCTCATCAAAATGTTTATGGGTTTCTTaatttttgattttaaaaagtgaCTTTTCACCCCTAAGCCTTTAAATTTCAGAAATGCTGACCTAGTGTACCAGAGGGTAATAGGATACCTGCTGCCAAATTCTCACTAAATAGCATCTCTTCAGTTAATTGTATTGTTGTAGTAGTTGCCAGTGAACAAGATAATTGATACTATAGTGtcccccattactatgtatggggtTGAAAGTTGAACAATGAAGAAAGGCAGCAAGAAGAAAGTaggttcatttgaaatgtggtgttggaggagagttttatggctaCTGtgaactgccaaaaagacaagtacgtaagtgggttctagatcaaataaaTTCTGATTCCCTAGAAGCTAAGACGActgaactgaggctattgtactttggtcatgttatgagaagacaagagtcactggggaagaaataggcttcccaacccctgaATAGGATGTCCGAATTTGCAGcgtcctcccccgctctccaaaaatccggaagcgaggggggggggagaaatggtgcaaattttggtgccactcgctctgggccagtgagagaaaagaacatgcaaactgatccgtttgtaaaatgtgtgtctttaaggctgcgcaggaaacaggaagggcttcattggaaagggtcactaatagtttccatggagaacggcccctccctttcttttgctttcgttttcacagcaagtaaagttctgcaggaagaagatctagtaagtatttgtgtgtgagagaaagggaggggcaggggattccctggtttagaggccctccccccctttagaaagcatggggggagggaaatgtctactgggcactctattattccctatggagaacgattcccatagggaataatagggaattgatccgtgggtattgagggctctgggggggctattttttgaggtagaggcaccaaatttttagtatagcatctagtgcctctccccaaaatacccccaagtttcaaaacaattggaccagagggtccaattctatgagccccaaaagatggtgcccctattcttaattattttctatggaagaaaggcatttaaaaaggtgtactgtccctttaaatgtgatggtcagaactcccttggagttcaattatgcttgtcacacccttgttcctggctccacccccaaagtctcctggctccacccccaaagtccccagatttttctttaactggacttggcaaccctaggaaaaaaTAACGCTGGGAAAAATCGagggcagcaagaaaagaggaagtccCAGCATGAGCTGGATTGACTAAATAAAAGAAAACACagcagtttgcaagacctgagcaaggctgttaatttggaggtcattaactcatag includes these proteins:
- the ARSI gene encoding arylsulfatase I, whose product is MAVYALTGFSLVSLLSFGYLSWDWMKPSLVADVSADSLGKPVAAPAAPSRPPHIIFILTDDQGYHDVGYHGSDIQTPTLDRLAAEGVKLENYYIQPICTPSRSQLITGRYQIHTGLQHSIIRPRQPNCLPLDHVTLPQKLQEAGYSTHMVGKWHLGFYRKECLPTRRGFDTFLGSLTGNVDYYTYDNCDGPGVCGYDLHDGENVAWEQSGKYSTFLYAQRVSKILATHNPKEPIFIYVAFQAVHTPLQSPKEYIYRYRSMGNVARRKYAAMVTCMDEAVKNITWALKKYGYYDNSVIVFSTDNGGQTFSGGSNWPLRGRKGTYWEGGVRGIGFVHSPLIKNRRRTSRALIHITDWYPTLVNLAGGNLSQTERLDGYNVWAAISEGKVCPRTEILHNIDPLYNHAKYGSLEKGFGIWNTAIQASIRRGDWKLLTGDPGYSDWIPPQTLTNFPGSWWNLERLTDGMRKSVWLFNITADPYERYDLSDQRPDIVRALLTRLVHYNQTAIPVRYPAENPRAHPDFNGGAWGPWATEEEEEWEGGHGKLKSKNRKKCKICKLRSFFRKLNTRLMSNRI